From Flavobacterium arcticum, the proteins below share one genomic window:
- a CDS encoding alpha-2-macroglobulin family protein, with translation MRKISYLFALLFSLTAIAQDYTEQWEKVLEYETYGRVKPANEEVEKIYALAKKDKNEPQIIKTFFFLSRYSLALEEEAHTKILSRLKTENKNASVPTKALLESIYAELLQNIYNKHSYDIRRRSIIDTPTLKNIGEWGGKNYLTEIDSASQRSISDWEVLYNTPLSNYAAVIDINKVYKNTNRSLYDFLAERRLEFIVNRGYFESYNLNKEDLLLKDTPYFLEYKIPDSINDPLKEKVELYQKLEGLYSSKNDTYALQRAVLRRLEFMSEKLRYDERQSIYLETINHYTKTWDKKSPFLEEVKLKQIQLYEKLANKKENKEYHIKAVALCNDIIENSNRKDIISEVNAIKEAIIQSLAKITTEKYTTPNKPILAKVNYKNTDSVNIKIYRVYYGNDLVLDHQSGKYMDIANTQKPLFDKNYVLPNNYGYFEYETEIILPSLSNGVYLASIEPIDNSELSDGKKSFFILQTTDVALLEESYYNTYTVVNRVNGKPIKRAKIIHDNITTYTDRNGKANITTKEYGNQAITVTYSKDTLNANGYLYTYNNELATTKNTESSYATTQIYLDRAIYRPGQTVYFKGIVTEEITKSNGQKSASVVPDIYINIKIEDNDYEIMKTMRIKTNEFGSFTSEFTIPRNVMTGRFTINILEDYDYEEDEHPFWDKENFYFEETSASFQVEEYKRPTFEASFTPFTDVVKINDSITVKGSANALNGSPLIGAKVRYNISRTSYGYYNYHYNNKDYITKGEVITDSNGNFKIPFVAVVDTAIAPEKLPVFTFSINCEVTDITGETHECDTRVYVGYHSLQLNVTSPVMLNSTSEEASIMIKTENLNNQFVPAECDVKIYKLTNNNSKRILHQRPWSEPEIQAIPESEFIEKFPHTTYKEVTRNDLPREKMVFSRTLITKENEKLSIENYKDWETGEYELYVTTKDSSGNIFEEKTYFSFKKEEDLSGPYAMLYEIKNTDYNKDGYVALQLYTALPELYVNINTMYNNGIFYTEWHKLTKGNKIIKIPINKKWKGEVSLFIEYIWENEYEKKKFDIKINPAIEPITFHTNVINNKLLPGKKETWSFTLKNSNELPAEVLASMYDASLDEFEYSYWNSSLINYRSNNYIPYKTLSTTGLVRTNYIYSYLPRINIIKPLDFIKTYGLDINNKEIDFYTQGIKNEKEVMSNGGFILTGTVSDKIGPLPSASVTVKGTLRNVRTDIDGNFSIPVVMGETLNFDYVSFNTVTMVVNSTMPVNIILEGQELEMVIIDKYTSTVQRSTTAAITTISVEDRANASILQSLQGQVAGLNIGTGSGQPGADSTIILRGVGSIDGNVQPLFVVDGIPVDEDGFRSISVNDIGSYSILKDAAATSIYGNRGANGVIIITTLKGMIEQLDELGKVESRKNLQETAFFYPQILTDKEGNFNFTFTSPEALTSWNFRLLAHNKKAQSGYFQYLALTQKDLMIMPNMPRFLREGDEITITAKVTNMTAEVKIGNAMLQLYDAATMQPIDEEALQTAQVQPFNLGVKANTTVSWKIKVPLGLQGVQYKVVAKSGDFSDGEESILPVFSNRTLVTESIPLWVKGNTVKEYTLENLKNNTSSTLVHHGITLEYTSNPAWIALQSLPYLMEFEHECSEQLFSRYYANAIATHILESNPKIAEVFGSWRKSDKSLSKLEQNEELKSIIMAESPWMLDNQSDEERKNRIALLFELDKMKTALKINLNKLDNRQMASGGYAWFEGGNENEYITRHIMAGLGHINKLGIVDEENTIDGITKTGVKFIDDLFWKRYKERERDKNKSKYSFIDSAKELHYHYARSFYLEQYPMNDSLKKTTQKHLDIYKKNWLNYSLYEKGLTALVLQRYGEEETAKIIVQSLRDTSANNDENGMYWLSNKAGWHWYNSPIETQALLIEAFTEIDNDTKAVDGMKVWLIKNKQNKNWPTTKSTTEAVYALMMTGSDWLSVKDSTTITLGSTTTFNKKMQENEKEAGTGYIKMHWQGSEVTKDMAALTIENKTEVPGYGGLYWQYFEDADKVKTVQKGIMNLSRELFVKVTTTNGVKLKKVTDDNPMKIGDKVTMRLVLDIKEDMEYVHLKDVRAAAFEPVDVLSKYEYKDGLGYYRSTRDAATHFFFDRINKGTYVLEYDVRVNNIGEFSNGISTIQSMYAPEFSGHSEGIRVKTEE, from the coding sequence ATGAGAAAAATTTCATACTTATTCGCCTTATTATTTTCTCTCACCGCCATTGCTCAAGACTATACTGAACAATGGGAAAAAGTACTAGAATATGAAACCTACGGCAGGGTTAAACCTGCCAATGAAGAAGTAGAAAAAATATATGCTTTAGCCAAAAAAGACAAAAACGAACCACAAATTATAAAGACTTTCTTTTTCCTTTCACGGTATTCACTTGCATTGGAAGAAGAAGCGCATACAAAAATATTAAGCCGATTAAAGACGGAAAATAAAAATGCTTCAGTCCCTACAAAAGCACTTTTAGAAAGTATTTATGCTGAATTATTACAAAATATTTACAATAAACATTCATACGATATACGCAGAAGATCAATAATAGATACCCCTACCCTTAAAAATATTGGTGAATGGGGAGGAAAAAATTATTTAACTGAAATAGACAGTGCAAGCCAAAGGAGTATATCTGATTGGGAAGTTCTCTATAACACTCCGCTCAGCAACTATGCTGCAGTAATAGATATTAATAAAGTTTATAAAAACACAAATCGTTCACTTTATGATTTTCTTGCAGAGCGCAGATTAGAATTTATTGTCAATAGAGGTTATTTTGAAAGTTATAATCTTAATAAAGAAGATCTTTTATTAAAGGATACTCCCTACTTTTTAGAATATAAAATTCCCGACAGCATTAACGACCCGCTTAAAGAAAAGGTTGAGTTATATCAAAAACTGGAAGGGCTTTACAGTAGTAAAAATGATACTTATGCCTTGCAACGTGCTGTGCTAAGGAGGTTAGAGTTTATGAGTGAGAAACTCCGTTATGACGAAAGACAAAGTATTTATCTGGAGACCATTAATCACTATACCAAAACATGGGATAAAAAAAGTCCTTTTCTTGAAGAAGTAAAGCTGAAACAAATACAGCTTTATGAAAAATTAGCCAATAAAAAAGAGAATAAAGAATATCATATAAAAGCAGTTGCGCTATGTAATGATATTATCGAAAACTCAAATCGTAAAGATATAATATCGGAGGTAAATGCAATAAAAGAAGCTATTATACAGTCTTTGGCAAAAATAACAACAGAAAAATATACAACACCGAATAAACCTATACTTGCAAAAGTTAATTACAAAAACACCGATTCAGTAAACATAAAAATATACCGAGTATATTACGGTAATGATTTGGTTTTAGACCATCAATCAGGGAAATATATGGATATTGCAAATACGCAAAAACCCTTGTTTGATAAAAATTATGTTTTACCCAATAATTATGGGTATTTTGAATATGAAACCGAAATTATACTTCCGTCACTCAGTAATGGTGTATATCTGGCTTCTATTGAGCCCATCGATAATAGTGAATTATCTGATGGAAAAAAATCATTTTTCATACTACAAACAACAGATGTAGCGCTATTAGAAGAAAGTTATTATAATACTTATACTGTTGTAAACAGAGTAAACGGTAAGCCTATAAAAAGAGCGAAAATAATTCATGATAATATAACTACCTATACAGATAGGAACGGAAAAGCAAATATAACCACAAAAGAATATGGGAATCAAGCTATCACTGTTACTTATAGTAAAGATACGCTTAATGCGAACGGATATTTATACACCTATAACAATGAGCTGGCTACTACTAAAAATACCGAAAGTTCATATGCTACTACACAAATATATTTGGACAGAGCAATATACAGACCTGGGCAAACGGTTTATTTTAAAGGTATAGTTACAGAAGAAATAACAAAATCTAATGGTCAAAAATCAGCTAGCGTTGTCCCTGATATTTACATAAATATTAAAATTGAAGATAATGACTATGAGATAATGAAAACAATGCGAATCAAAACAAATGAATTTGGTTCTTTTACAAGTGAATTTACCATACCACGCAATGTAATGACAGGTAGGTTCACCATAAATATATTAGAAGATTATGATTATGAAGAAGATGAGCATCCGTTTTGGGATAAAGAAAATTTTTATTTTGAAGAGACTAGTGCCTCATTTCAAGTTGAAGAATACAAACGTCCCACTTTCGAAGCTTCTTTTACTCCCTTTACAGATGTTGTAAAAATAAACGACAGTATTACTGTAAAAGGTAGCGCTAATGCTCTTAATGGCTCTCCCCTTATTGGCGCAAAAGTCCGTTACAATATTTCAAGAACATCATACGGCTATTATAACTATCATTATAATAATAAGGATTATATAACTAAAGGTGAAGTGATTACAGATAGTAATGGAAATTTCAAGATTCCCTTCGTCGCTGTGGTTGATACTGCAATAGCCCCTGAAAAGCTACCAGTATTTACTTTTAGTATTAATTGCGAAGTGACTGATATTACAGGTGAGACACACGAATGTGATACTCGGGTATATGTAGGATATCATTCATTACAGTTAAATGTTACGAGTCCTGTTATGCTTAACTCTACAAGTGAAGAGGCTTCTATAATGATAAAAACCGAAAACCTTAATAATCAATTTGTACCTGCTGAGTGTGACGTTAAAATATACAAACTAACCAATAACAACAGTAAAAGGATATTGCACCAAAGACCTTGGAGTGAGCCTGAAATACAGGCAATACCCGAATCAGAATTTATAGAAAAGTTTCCGCATACTACTTATAAAGAAGTTACCCGTAATGATTTACCCAGAGAAAAAATGGTTTTTTCGCGTACACTAATAACCAAAGAAAATGAGAAACTTAGCATAGAAAACTATAAAGACTGGGAAACAGGAGAATATGAGCTATACGTTACTACCAAAGATTCATCGGGAAATATTTTTGAAGAAAAAACATATTTCAGCTTCAAGAAAGAAGAAGATTTATCAGGACCATATGCAATGCTGTATGAAATTAAAAATACTGACTATAATAAAGACGGTTATGTGGCTTTACAGCTATATACTGCACTGCCCGAACTTTATGTAAATATTAATACAATGTACAACAATGGGATTTTTTATACCGAATGGCATAAATTAACCAAAGGAAACAAAATAATTAAAATACCTATCAATAAAAAGTGGAAGGGAGAAGTTAGTTTATTTATAGAGTATATATGGGAAAATGAGTACGAAAAGAAAAAATTCGATATAAAAATTAATCCTGCTATAGAACCTATAACTTTTCATACCAACGTAATAAATAACAAGTTGTTACCCGGTAAAAAAGAAACTTGGTCTTTTACACTTAAAAACAGTAATGAGCTGCCTGCCGAAGTATTAGCCTCTATGTATGATGCATCGTTAGATGAGTTTGAATACAGCTATTGGAACAGTTCTTTAATTAATTACCGCTCAAATAATTATATCCCATACAAAACACTAAGCACTACAGGACTGGTAAGAACAAACTACATCTATTCTTATTTACCCAGAATAAATATAATAAAACCTCTTGATTTTATTAAAACATACGGTTTAGATATTAATAATAAAGAAATTGACTTCTATACTCAGGGAATTAAAAATGAAAAGGAGGTAATGAGTAACGGAGGCTTTATCCTTACAGGTACAGTTAGTGATAAAATAGGTCCGTTACCCAGTGCCTCTGTTACTGTAAAGGGTACATTACGAAATGTACGAACCGATATAGATGGCAATTTTAGCATCCCTGTTGTTATGGGAGAAACGTTAAATTTTGACTATGTTAGTTTTAACACTGTTACAATGGTAGTAAATAGCACTATGCCCGTAAACATAATACTGGAAGGTCAAGAACTCGAAATGGTAATAATTGATAAATACACATCTACCGTACAAAGATCAACCACTGCTGCTATAACAACAATATCCGTAGAAGACAGAGCTAATGCAAGTATATTACAAAGTCTGCAAGGGCAAGTAGCTGGGCTTAATATTGGTACAGGTAGCGGTCAACCCGGAGCAGACAGTACTATTATACTAAGAGGAGTAGGCTCTATAGATGGAAATGTTCAACCTTTATTTGTAGTAGATGGTATTCCGGTTGACGAAGATGGCTTTAGAAGTATCAGTGTAAATGATATAGGGTCATATAGTATTTTAAAAGATGCTGCTGCAACGTCTATATACGGTAACCGTGGAGCAAATGGTGTTATTATTATCACCACCTTAAAAGGTATGATAGAGCAATTAGACGAATTAGGAAAAGTAGAGTCCCGTAAAAATTTACAGGAAACTGCTTTCTTTTACCCACAAATCCTGACCGACAAAGAAGGAAACTTCAATTTTACATTTACCTCGCCGGAGGCATTAACAAGCTGGAACTTTAGGCTTCTTGCACACAATAAAAAAGCACAATCAGGTTACTTTCAATATTTAGCATTAACACAAAAAGACCTAATGATTATGCCGAATATGCCACGTTTTCTGAGAGAAGGAGATGAGATAACCATTACGGCAAAAGTTACCAATATGACAGCAGAAGTTAAAATAGGAAATGCTATGCTGCAACTGTATGATGCCGCAACCATGCAACCCATAGATGAAGAAGCATTGCAAACAGCGCAAGTACAACCTTTCAATTTGGGCGTTAAAGCAAACACGACTGTAAGCTGGAAAATAAAAGTACCATTAGGATTACAAGGAGTACAATATAAAGTTGTTGCAAAATCGGGTGATTTTTCTGATGGAGAAGAAAGTATCTTACCTGTATTTAGCAACAGAACATTGGTAACAGAGAGTATTCCGCTATGGGTAAAAGGTAACACAGTTAAAGAATATACACTCGAAAACCTTAAAAACAATACTTCTTCTACCCTTGTACATCATGGCATAACATTAGAATATACCTCTAACCCAGCATGGATAGCTTTACAGTCACTTCCCTACCTCATGGAGTTTGAACATGAGTGTTCTGAGCAACTATTTTCGCGTTATTATGCCAATGCTATTGCTACACATATACTGGAAAGCAACCCTAAAATTGCCGAAGTATTTGGGTCATGGCGAAAAAGTGATAAATCACTATCTAAGCTAGAGCAAAATGAAGAATTAAAATCTATCATTATGGCTGAATCACCTTGGATGCTTGACAACCAAAGTGATGAAGAAAGAAAAAACAGAATTGCATTACTTTTTGAGCTGGATAAAATGAAAACAGCGTTAAAAATTAATTTAAATAAACTTGATAACAGACAAATGGCTTCTGGGGGTTATGCTTGGTTTGAAGGCGGAAATGAAAACGAATATATTACTCGCCATATTATGGCAGGATTAGGACACATTAATAAACTGGGGATAGTTGATGAAGAAAACACTATTGACGGTATTACAAAAACAGGAGTTAAATTTATAGATGATTTATTCTGGAAAAGGTATAAAGAGAGAGAAAGGGATAAGAATAAATCAAAATATAGCTTTATAGATTCTGCTAAAGAGCTTCATTATCATTATGCCCGTAGCTTTTACTTAGAGCAGTACCCTATGAATGATTCTCTTAAAAAAACTACACAAAAACATCTTGACATTTATAAAAAGAACTGGCTGAATTATTCCCTTTATGAAAAAGGACTTACAGCCCTTGTATTGCAACGCTATGGTGAAGAAGAAACCGCAAAGATAATAGTACAAAGCCTTAGAGATACCTCAGCCAATAATGACGAAAACGGAATGTATTGGCTGAGTAATAAAGCAGGCTGGCATTGGTATAATTCACCTATAGAAACTCAGGCTTTACTGATAGAAGCATTTACCGAAATAGATAATGATACCAAAGCAGTAGATGGTATGAAGGTGTGGCTTATTAAAAACAAACAAAACAAAAACTGGCCTACTACCAAAAGTACTACTGAGGCTGTATATGCACTTATGATGACAGGTAGTGACTGGTTATCGGTTAAAGATAGTACAACCATAACATTAGGCAGCACTACTACATTCAATAAAAAAATGCAAGAAAATGAAAAAGAAGCAGGAACGGGCTATATAAAAATGCATTGGCAAGGTAGCGAAGTTACTAAAGATATGGCAGCACTTACTATTGAAAATAAAACCGAAGTACCAGGTTATGGAGGTTTATACTGGCAATATTTTGAAGATGCAGACAAAGTTAAAACAGTCCAAAAAGGTATAATGAACCTATCGAGAGAATTGTTTGTTAAAGTAACTACTACCAATGGCGTTAAACTTAAAAAAGTAACTGATGACAACCCTATGAAAATAGGTGATAAAGTAACTATGCGTTTGGTTTTAGATATAAAAGAGGATATGGAATATGTGCATCTTAAAGATGTTCGTGCGGCAGCTTTTGAGCCCGTTGATGTATTGTCTAAATATGAATATAAAGACGGACTAGGATACTATCGTAGTACTCGCGATGCTGCTACACATTTCTTTTTTGATCGTATTAATAAGGGAACTTATGTATTAGAATATGATGTAAGGGTAAACAATATAGGAGAGTTTTCTAATGGTATAAGCACGATACAAAGTATGTATGCCCCTGAGTTTTCAGGACACTCCGAAGGAATAAGAGTAAAAACAGAAGAGTAA
- a CDS encoding beta-1,3-glucanase family protein yields the protein MKNNSNGVTGTLEAQLIIDLTQTDLPIGTPVYIYIVGLVTSTFYYIDNNGNPKIMSTSDNTIPAQTFPGMDKLSSAAQNAIAPNYPLHWADYSIPVQVGGNLILNLGNINTTTIPGLGTGTSAFSGRVYFSVGVPKLPFTIQNSGYTAPVYGNGSGVTGSLTLYDWIEFSYDSEGNFNGNTTQVNQFGFPLTLTGTAVGKAPYPTQGALNTSRKTILRTIATANAPFGNNGAVVPVTTNAAPAYPDNINYLRAISPVTISGANTSMNTYFDANIATAYTAWQTTPLVTHDPSTKYYTGVVFPVNGATIATPAKYPAGSLAFYKGNYATMQELATALSSNTPPSVAFFLTGSTNNIITSNDIWQCANSLASGDSAQKNVGKMIGAAFNRGVVVSTDGTVITNLNDSTCSGLVSTFYSAGTTYNQWAKWFHEYNTNGLAYGFPYDDVCNQNPSIPPSGKTLVASFIRIALGNFFS from the coding sequence ATGAAAAACAACTCAAATGGGGTAACCGGCACTCTGGAAGCTCAACTTATTATTGATTTAACACAAACTGATTTACCCATAGGTACACCTGTTTATATTTATATTGTAGGCTTAGTAACTTCAACATTTTATTACATCGATAATAATGGAAATCCGAAAATAATGAGCACTTCAGATAATACCATACCTGCACAAACATTTCCGGGTATGGATAAACTTAGTTCTGCTGCACAAAATGCTATTGCTCCTAACTATCCTTTACATTGGGCAGATTATAGTATACCTGTACAAGTAGGTGGTAACTTAATTTTAAACTTAGGAAATATAAATACCACTACCATCCCAGGATTAGGGACGGGCACGTCGGCATTTAGTGGTAGGGTATATTTTTCAGTAGGAGTTCCAAAATTACCTTTCACAATTCAAAATAGCGGTTATACTGCACCCGTTTATGGAAATGGTTCAGGAGTTACAGGTTCTTTAACGCTGTATGATTGGATCGAATTTTCATATGATAGTGAAGGTAACTTTAACGGTAACACCACGCAAGTAAATCAATTTGGGTTTCCACTAACCCTTACTGGGACAGCGGTTGGAAAAGCCCCTTACCCAACGCAAGGTGCTTTAAATACATCTCGAAAAACAATATTAAGGACTATTGCCACAGCAAATGCACCATTTGGGAATAACGGAGCAGTTGTGCCTGTAACAACTAATGCAGCTCCAGCTTACCCTGATAATATTAATTATTTAAGAGCTATATCTCCAGTAACTATAAGTGGTGCAAATACTTCAATGAATACTTATTTTGATGCCAATATTGCAACTGCTTACACTGCTTGGCAAACAACACCATTAGTTACACATGATCCATCCACAAAGTATTACACAGGAGTTGTTTTCCCTGTTAATGGTGCTACAATAGCAACACCTGCTAAATACCCAGCAGGTAGCCTTGCTTTTTATAAAGGAAACTATGCCACAATGCAAGAATTAGCCACAGCTCTCAGTTCTAATACTCCGCCAAGTGTAGCATTTTTCTTAACAGGTTCTACTAATAATATTATTACATCCAATGATATTTGGCAATGTGCAAATTCATTAGCAAGCGGAGATTCTGCTCAAAAAAATGTAGGCAAAATGATTGGTGCTGCATTTAATAGAGGGGTTGTAGTAAGTACAGATGGTACAGTAATTACAAACCTTAATGATAGTACCTGTTCAGGCTTAGTAAGTACTTTTTATTCAGCAGGAACAACATATAACCAATGGGCAAAATGGTTTCATGAATACAACACTAACGGGTTAGCATATGGTTTCCCTTATGATGATGTATGTAACCAAAACCCATCTATACCGCCATCGGGTAAAACATTAGTAGCAAGTTTTATACGTATTGCTTTAGGTAATTTTTTCAGTTAA
- a CDS encoding acetyl-CoA C-acyltransferase codes for MENKKVVIVSAVRTPIGSFMGALSTVPAPMLGAAAIKGALEKINLDGSKVDEVLMGNVVQAGVGQAPARQASKHAGLPDSVIATTINKVCASGMKAVMQGAQSIMCGDADIIVAGGMENMSLIPHYVHMRNGHKFGPATMTDGMQKDGLSDAYDNSAMGVCADLCATEYNISREEQDAFAVNSYERSAKAWSEGKFDNEIVPVAVPQRRGEPVMVTKDEEYTNVKMDKIAGLRPAFTKEGTVTAANASTINDGAAALVLMSEEKANELGLKPLAYIKSYADAEQEPKWFTTSPSKALPKALDKAGISKDDVDFFEFNEAFSVVGIANTNILGLDAAKVNVNGGAVSLGHPLGCSGARIIVTLINVLEQNNAKTGAAAICNGGGGASAIVIERA; via the coding sequence ATGGAAAATAAAAAAGTAGTAATTGTTTCGGCTGTACGTACACCAATAGGTAGCTTTATGGGTGCTTTATCAACAGTACCTGCTCCAATGCTTGGGGCTGCTGCTATAAAAGGAGCATTAGAAAAAATAAACCTTGACGGTAGTAAGGTTGATGAAGTTTTAATGGGTAACGTAGTACAAGCTGGTGTAGGGCAAGCTCCTGCAAGACAAGCTTCTAAACATGCAGGACTTCCTGATAGTGTTATTGCTACAACAATTAATAAAGTATGTGCATCGGGTATGAAAGCCGTTATGCAAGGAGCGCAAAGCATTATGTGTGGCGATGCTGATATTATTGTTGCAGGTGGTATGGAAAACATGAGCCTTATCCCCCACTATGTACACATGAGAAATGGGCATAAATTTGGTCCTGCTACTATGACAGATGGTATGCAAAAAGATGGACTTAGCGATGCTTATGACAATAGTGCTATGGGTGTATGTGCCGATCTTTGTGCTACTGAATATAATATATCTAGAGAAGAGCAAGATGCTTTTGCTGTTAACTCTTACGAGCGTTCTGCTAAAGCATGGAGCGAAGGTAAATTTGATAACGAAATTGTTCCTGTAGCAGTACCACAACGCCGTGGAGAACCTGTAATGGTTACTAAAGATGAAGAGTACACTAATGTAAAAATGGATAAAATTGCTGGTTTACGTCCAGCATTTACAAAAGAAGGTACAGTAACAGCTGCTAATGCTTCAACTATAAATGACGGTGCAGCAGCATTAGTACTTATGAGCGAAGAGAAAGCAAACGAGCTTGGACTTAAACCATTGGCTTACATCAAGTCGTATGCTGATGCTGAGCAAGAACCAAAATGGTTTACAACTTCGCCATCTAAAGCATTACCAAAAGCATTAGATAAAGCCGGTATAAGTAAAGATGATGTTGACTTTTTTGAGTTTAACGAAGCATTCTCTGTAGTAGGTATAGCTAATACTAACATATTAGGTCTTGATGCTGCAAAAGTAAACGTAAATGGTGGTGCAGTTTCATTAGGTCATCCACTAGGATGTTCTGGTGCAAGAATTATAGTTACACTTATTAACGTATTAGAACAAAACAATGCCAAAACAGGTGCTGCAGCTATTTGTAATGGTGGTGGCGGTGCTTCGGCTATTGTTATCGAAAGAGCATAA
- a CDS encoding C40 family peptidase gives MFGICNLAIVPLRLEPSDRSEMTSQVLFGEHFRILEQSPKWSLIELAFDKYTGWIDNKQFRTITEIDYNYLSKGPAVLNADLIEYVTATNNQLLPIPIGASLSFLDHTGINIENYSFEGLKTTGITGKNNLLRTAFMYLNAPYLWGGKTPFGIDCSGFTQMVYKINGYKLLRDASQQATQGEALSFIEESEPGDLAFFDNEEGVIIHVGIIMEDNYIIHAHGKVRIDRLDHLGIYNIDTNRHTHKLRVIKKVI, from the coding sequence ATGTTTGGTATTTGTAACCTTGCCATTGTACCACTACGGCTAGAACCCTCTGACCGAAGCGAAATGACATCGCAGGTATTGTTTGGAGAACATTTCAGGATTTTAGAGCAAAGTCCGAAATGGTCGCTTATTGAACTAGCTTTTGATAAGTATACTGGATGGATAGACAATAAGCAATTTAGAACAATAACCGAAATAGATTACAACTACCTTAGTAAAGGTCCTGCGGTACTGAACGCCGACCTTATAGAATATGTAACAGCCACAAACAATCAGTTATTACCCATACCCATAGGAGCTTCGTTATCATTTTTAGACCACACAGGTATTAATATCGAAAATTATAGTTTTGAAGGTTTAAAAACTACGGGGATAACAGGCAAAAACAACCTACTGCGCACGGCATTTATGTACCTTAATGCTCCTTACCTTTGGGGTGGTAAAACACCTTTTGGTATTGACTGTTCGGGGTTTACACAAATGGTATACAAAATAAACGGTTATAAGTTATTACGCGATGCTTCACAACAAGCTACACAAGGTGAAGCACTTAGCTTTATAGAAGAAAGTGAACCCGGAGATCTTGCTTTTTTTGATAACGAAGAAGGTGTTATAATACACGTGGGTATTATTATGGAAGACAACTACATTATTCATGCACATGGCAAAGTGCGTATAGACCGCTTAGACCATTTAGGCATTTATAACATTGATACTAATAGACATACACATAAACTACGTGTTATTAAAAAAGTAATCTAA
- a CDS encoding carboxypeptidase-like regulatory domain-containing protein, with product MDILEKRGIKFINEISYGRVRKCHYGLDSDMGYIVSYNSKNTLERIIQDIDLTLSGKFDLIDDPDISNYMYTAYITPQEIEYWDDYGNNIIGTCPLEDFRELVIRWKDFLETPPFDRSELISLPEKHNSVQEGFILKSSNEGFIPLQGAHIFNKTTRQLVPTDINGKFTINAQKGDTLEISYMNYAKKNIIITENRFTNIIHRDYNIVFEYHQQIQEPEIVNKKSFFGRIFHSISNLFR from the coding sequence ATGGATATATTAGAAAAGAGAGGTATAAAGTTTATTAATGAAATAAGCTATGGCAGAGTCAGGAAATGTCATTATGGATTAGATTCTGACATGGGTTATATAGTATCTTATAATTCCAAAAATACTTTGGAAAGAATAATACAAGATATTGATTTAACCCTTTCAGGAAAATTTGATTTAATCGACGACCCCGATATCTCTAACTACATGTATACAGCATATATAACTCCTCAGGAAATTGAGTACTGGGATGATTATGGTAATAATATCATAGGCACTTGTCCTTTAGAAGATTTTAGAGAGCTTGTAATACGCTGGAAAGATTTTTTAGAAACCCCTCCTTTTGACCGCAGTGAATTAATATCATTACCAGAAAAACATAACTCAGTTCAAGAAGGTTTTATTTTAAAAAGTTCAAATGAAGGATTTATTCCTTTACAAGGAGCTCATATTTTTAATAAGACAACTCGACAGCTTGTACCAACTGATATTAATGGGAAATTTACTATTAATGCGCAAAAAGGTGATACTCTTGAAATCTCCTATATGAACTATGCCAAAAAAAATATAATAATTACCGAAAACAGATTTACTAATATAATTCATAGAGATTATAATATAGTTTTTGAGTATCATCAACAAATTCAAGAACCTGAAATAGTTAACAAAAAAAGCTTCTTCGGGCGTATTTTTCACAGTATAAGCAACTTATTTAGATAG